Proteins from a genomic interval of Musa acuminata AAA Group cultivar baxijiao chromosome BXJ1-9, Cavendish_Baxijiao_AAA, whole genome shotgun sequence:
- the LOC103996825 gene encoding uncharacterized protein LOC103996825 isoform X1, protein MEVDWFRTQQGSGVRRGRRRKRAYRVGGGMLRTPGCGYLKGQRNDFGVEYGSDCSSSFRKEESSSGQGSYNTSVKPRERPMDKEIPKEAEIRWSSPSVIAKLMGLDEQPPVQVAHKRKKTINGYFQDIPSTGLQEKYLTREECLPWMSMAEHQEFKDVYEVIQRLKVERDRTKTDSSALPSFKQRKLNASKQWKSDVSFLGQNLLDAVHLPSDESLRISEKFTSELGNQDCTEHNFLNVFQEPDFLFRKYFHDSKRLAPSHLTSKKTIFKSSNGAKTESGEVYRSLKKKTDRFVHMQNGVFSSFRIPIAGKASRFLKVQNDSLSHKLARFASNNYQCIHPNHIVLLKHNIDKSRGSVHLRTPENFKFSHRRPSAQTGIREANIGRRDWLNFSHNSEAFHCKNKGSRELDREITELRESVSSSKMSIPVVEYNRFSREDSSCNISDMKSFCSPEGSSNHFNNWNSICFALAPSTEFIRSEARKNFSGNWKMAGNSKETVDCGKCSSVLAEMLALSDVVGQNSVSSSSKVHNVSVEKSTRPDMRASGGSPLSISNSDSWEDGFLTNLPNPASVPASSTTYGSQNLSSMNRFCDEHFCTPNDVLKLRPKKSDQRGSSSLVGFKSSNNQLYSNLSGKENNLSSQEIHLNQDRTRKGVLAKMAGEGNFKPLSIPNYMDVDMMMINNEELPQLSMASIAVKDPKVSNSNLLKETSFSHLQVDRERLTSVRITKALQPCAVSELELPLRVNGSGCSESLTGDLELHSKILTSKLGDQCAEASEVLTSSNDDDREVCEFFQQAGHLEEEFMDEEEREYTYLLDILIFSGVHSAKQDSLRYACYLPEYPVNPNLFEKLEKKYGKLVAWSRSERKLMFDLSNSIVAEILAPCMDLHPWVNSTGRIGPMWGSEGLVEKTWQMLVKKRIELGAGNAEKKVLDTKWFNLGGNIDEIGREIERTLKEELLEELVEEFIIG, encoded by the exons ATGGAGGTGGATTGGTTTCGGACGCAGCAGGGTTCAGGAGTCCGGCGAGGCCGGCGGAGGAAGAGGGCGTATCGGGTCGGCGGTGGCATGTTGCGGACACCCG GATGCGGTTATCTAAAGGGCCAAAGGAATGATTTTGGCGTAGAATATGGTTCTGATTGCAGCAGTAGCTTTCGAAAAGAAGAAAGTTCT TCAGGCCAAGGCTCATATAATACCAGTGTAAAACCAAGAGAGAGACCCATGGATAAAGAGATACCAAAAGAAGCAGAAATAAGGTGGTCGTCGCCTAGTGTAATTGCAAAATTAATGGGTCTTGACGAACAGCCACCTGTACAAGTAGCCCATAAACGAAAGAAGACAATAAATGGTTATTTTCAAGATATACCATCTACAGGCTTGCAAGAGAAGTACCTAACCAGGGAGGAATGTTTGCCTTGGATGAGCATGGCTGAGCACCAAGAATTTAAGGATGTCTATGAAGTCATTCAAAGACTGAAAGTTGAGAGGGACAGGACAAAAACAGATAGCAGTGCATTGCCAAGTTTTAAACAACGCAAGCTTAATGCAAGCAAACAATGGAAAAGTGATGTAAGCTTTCTTGGCCAAAATTTATTGGATGCAGTGCATCTTCCAAGTGATGAATCACTTCGAATTTCTGAAAAATTTACCAGTGAGTTGGGGAACCAAGACTGCACTGAGCATAATTTTCTAAATGTCTTCCAGGAACCCGATTTCTTGTTCAGAAAGTATTTCCATGATTCAAAGCGGCTTGCACCCTCTCATTTAACAAGCAagaaaacaattttcaaatcatcaaatggtGCTAAGACAGAAAGTGGTGAAGTATATCGTTCATTGAAGAAGAAGACGGACAGGTTTGTTCATATGCAAAATGGTGTCTTTAGCTCTTTTCGGATACCCATTGCTGGTAAGGCTAGTCGATTTCTCAAGGTTCAGAATGATTCTCTTTCACATAAGTTAGCACGGTTTGCCAGCAACAATTACCAGTGTATCCATCCTAATCATATTGTTCTTTTGAAGCATAACATTGATAAATCCCGTGGAAGTGTTCATTTAAGAACCCCTGAGAATTTTAAGTTTTCTCACAGAAGACCATCCGCTCAAACTGGGATTCGAGAGGCCAACATTGGAAGAAGGGATTGGCTGAACTTTTCCCATAACTCGGAAGCTTTTCATTGCAAGAATAAAGGTTCCAGAGAACTAGATAGAGAGATTACAGAACTGAGAGAGTCTGTAAGCAGCAGTAAGATGAGCATACCAGTTGTGGAGTATAACAGATTCTCCAGGGAAGACAGCTCTTGCAATATCTCTGACATGAAGAGTTTCTGCAGCCCTGAAGGATCATCCAACCATTTTAATAACTGGAATAGCATATGTTTTGCCTTAGCTCCTTCAACTGAATTTATAAGAAGTGAAGCTAGAAAAAACTTCTCTGGGAACTGGAAGATGGCTGGTAACTCTAAGGAGACAGTAGACTGTGGTAAATGCTCAAGTGTTTTGGCTGAAATGCTTGCTTTATCTGATGTGGTAGGACAAAATTCAGTGTCCAGTTCATCGAAGGTTCATAATGTTTCAGTTGAGAAATCAACTAGACCTGATATGCGAGCATCAGGGGGTTCTCCTTTGAGTATTAGCAATAGTGACAGTTGGGAAGATGGATTCTTAACAAATCTACCAAACCCTGCATCTGTTCCCGCTTCATCAACAACTTATGGAAGTCAAAATCTAAGTAGCATGAATCGATTTTGTGATGAACATTTTTGTACACCTAATGATGTGCTGAAATTGAGACCTAAAAAATCCGATCAGAGAGGAAGTTCTTCACTCGTTGGTTTTAAAAGCAGTAATAACCAGCTTTACTCTAATTTGAGCGGGAAGGAAAACAACCTGTCTTCACAGGAAATTCACTTGAACCAAGACAGGACAAGGAAAGGTGTGCTTGCAAAAATGGCTGGTGAAGGAAATTTTAAACCTCTTTCTATTCCCAATTATATGGATGTGGATATGATGATGATAAATAATGAGGAGCTACCTCAGTTGTCAATGGCCAGTATAGCTGTAAAGGATCCTAAAGTGTCCAACAGTAATCTGCTGAAG GAAACATCATTCAGTCATCTTCAGGTAGATCGTGAACGGCTCACTTCTGTAAGAATTACAAAGGCTTTGCAACCATGTGCTGTTTCTGAACTCGAGCTTCCATTGAGAGTAAATGGTTCAGGATGTTCTGAAAGCCTAACTGGAGATCTTG AGCTCCATTCAAAAATTTTAACCTCCAAGCTAGGAGATCAATGTGCTGAGGCATCAGAAGTTCTTACTTCAAGTAATGACGATGACAGAGAAGTGTGTGAATTCTTTCAACAGGCTGGTCATCTAGAAGAGGAATTTATGGATGAAGAGGAGAGGGAGTACACCTACCTACTCGACATACTTATCTTTTCTGGTGTTCACAGTGCCAAGCAAGACAGTCTTCGTTATGCATGTTACTTACCAGAATATCCAGTGAACCCAAACTTATTTGAAAAGCTCGAAAAGAAGTACGGTAAGCTGGTTGCATGGTCACGGTCGGAAAGGAAGTTGATGTTTGATCTGTCAAACTCAATCGTGGCTGAGATCCTTGCTCCATGTATGGATCTGCATCCATGGGTTAATTCTACAGGAAGGATCGGACCCATGTGGGGTTCTGAGGGGCTTGTTGAGAAAACTTGGCAGATGTTGGTGAAAAAACGTATCGAGCTTGGTGCAGGTAACGCAGAAAAGAAAGTTCTGGATACAAAATGGTTTAATTTAGGAGGCAACATCGATGAGATAGGAAGGGAGATTGAGAGGACTCTGAAGGAGGAACTCTTGGAAGAACTTGTTGAAGAGTTCATCATAGGTTAG
- the LOC103996825 gene encoding uncharacterized protein LOC103996825 isoform X3 has product MIDFNSRSLSEYLCEISAGCGYLKGQRNDFGVEYGSDCSSSFRKEESSSGQGSYNTSVKPRERPMDKEIPKEAEIRWSSPSVIAKLMGLDEQPPVQVAHKRKKTINGYFQDIPSTGLQEKYLTREECLPWMSMAEHQEFKDVYEVIQRLKVERDRTKTDSSALPSFKQRKLNASKQWKSDVSFLGQNLLDAVHLPSDESLRISEKFTSELGNQDCTEHNFLNVFQEPDFLFRKYFHDSKRLAPSHLTSKKTIFKSSNGAKTESGEVYRSLKKKTDRFVHMQNGVFSSFRIPIAGKASRFLKVQNDSLSHKLARFASNNYQCIHPNHIVLLKHNIDKSRGSVHLRTPENFKFSHRRPSAQTGIREANIGRRDWLNFSHNSEAFHCKNKGSRELDREITELRESVSSSKMSIPVVEYNRFSREDSSCNISDMKSFCSPEGSSNHFNNWNSICFALAPSTEFIRSEARKNFSGNWKMAGNSKETVDCGKCSSVLAEMLALSDVVGQNSVSSSSKVHNVSVEKSTRPDMRASGGSPLSISNSDSWEDGFLTNLPNPASVPASSTTYGSQNLSSMNRFCDEHFCTPNDVLKLRPKKSDQRGSSSLVGFKSSNNQLYSNLSGKENNLSSQEIHLNQDRTRKGVLAKMAGEGNFKPLSIPNYMDVDMMMINNEELPQLSMASIAVKDPKVSNSNLLKETSFSHLQVDRERLTSVRITKALQPCAVSELELPLRVNGSGCSESLTGDLELHSKILTSKLGDQCAEASEVLTSSNDDDREVCEFFQQAGHLEEEFMDEEEREYTYLLDILIFSGVHSAKQDSLRYACYLPEYPVNPNLFEKLEKKYGKLVAWSRSERKLMFDLSNSIVAEILAPCMDLHPWVNSTGRIGPMWGSEGLVEKTWQMLVKKRIELGAGNAEKKVLDTKWFNLGGNIDEIGREIERTLKEELLEELVEEFIIG; this is encoded by the exons ATGATTGATTTCAATAGCAGGAGTTTGTCAGAGTACTTATGCGAAATCTCTGCAG GATGCGGTTATCTAAAGGGCCAAAGGAATGATTTTGGCGTAGAATATGGTTCTGATTGCAGCAGTAGCTTTCGAAAAGAAGAAAGTTCT TCAGGCCAAGGCTCATATAATACCAGTGTAAAACCAAGAGAGAGACCCATGGATAAAGAGATACCAAAAGAAGCAGAAATAAGGTGGTCGTCGCCTAGTGTAATTGCAAAATTAATGGGTCTTGACGAACAGCCACCTGTACAAGTAGCCCATAAACGAAAGAAGACAATAAATGGTTATTTTCAAGATATACCATCTACAGGCTTGCAAGAGAAGTACCTAACCAGGGAGGAATGTTTGCCTTGGATGAGCATGGCTGAGCACCAAGAATTTAAGGATGTCTATGAAGTCATTCAAAGACTGAAAGTTGAGAGGGACAGGACAAAAACAGATAGCAGTGCATTGCCAAGTTTTAAACAACGCAAGCTTAATGCAAGCAAACAATGGAAAAGTGATGTAAGCTTTCTTGGCCAAAATTTATTGGATGCAGTGCATCTTCCAAGTGATGAATCACTTCGAATTTCTGAAAAATTTACCAGTGAGTTGGGGAACCAAGACTGCACTGAGCATAATTTTCTAAATGTCTTCCAGGAACCCGATTTCTTGTTCAGAAAGTATTTCCATGATTCAAAGCGGCTTGCACCCTCTCATTTAACAAGCAagaaaacaattttcaaatcatcaaatggtGCTAAGACAGAAAGTGGTGAAGTATATCGTTCATTGAAGAAGAAGACGGACAGGTTTGTTCATATGCAAAATGGTGTCTTTAGCTCTTTTCGGATACCCATTGCTGGTAAGGCTAGTCGATTTCTCAAGGTTCAGAATGATTCTCTTTCACATAAGTTAGCACGGTTTGCCAGCAACAATTACCAGTGTATCCATCCTAATCATATTGTTCTTTTGAAGCATAACATTGATAAATCCCGTGGAAGTGTTCATTTAAGAACCCCTGAGAATTTTAAGTTTTCTCACAGAAGACCATCCGCTCAAACTGGGATTCGAGAGGCCAACATTGGAAGAAGGGATTGGCTGAACTTTTCCCATAACTCGGAAGCTTTTCATTGCAAGAATAAAGGTTCCAGAGAACTAGATAGAGAGATTACAGAACTGAGAGAGTCTGTAAGCAGCAGTAAGATGAGCATACCAGTTGTGGAGTATAACAGATTCTCCAGGGAAGACAGCTCTTGCAATATCTCTGACATGAAGAGTTTCTGCAGCCCTGAAGGATCATCCAACCATTTTAATAACTGGAATAGCATATGTTTTGCCTTAGCTCCTTCAACTGAATTTATAAGAAGTGAAGCTAGAAAAAACTTCTCTGGGAACTGGAAGATGGCTGGTAACTCTAAGGAGACAGTAGACTGTGGTAAATGCTCAAGTGTTTTGGCTGAAATGCTTGCTTTATCTGATGTGGTAGGACAAAATTCAGTGTCCAGTTCATCGAAGGTTCATAATGTTTCAGTTGAGAAATCAACTAGACCTGATATGCGAGCATCAGGGGGTTCTCCTTTGAGTATTAGCAATAGTGACAGTTGGGAAGATGGATTCTTAACAAATCTACCAAACCCTGCATCTGTTCCCGCTTCATCAACAACTTATGGAAGTCAAAATCTAAGTAGCATGAATCGATTTTGTGATGAACATTTTTGTACACCTAATGATGTGCTGAAATTGAGACCTAAAAAATCCGATCAGAGAGGAAGTTCTTCACTCGTTGGTTTTAAAAGCAGTAATAACCAGCTTTACTCTAATTTGAGCGGGAAGGAAAACAACCTGTCTTCACAGGAAATTCACTTGAACCAAGACAGGACAAGGAAAGGTGTGCTTGCAAAAATGGCTGGTGAAGGAAATTTTAAACCTCTTTCTATTCCCAATTATATGGATGTGGATATGATGATGATAAATAATGAGGAGCTACCTCAGTTGTCAATGGCCAGTATAGCTGTAAAGGATCCTAAAGTGTCCAACAGTAATCTGCTGAAG GAAACATCATTCAGTCATCTTCAGGTAGATCGTGAACGGCTCACTTCTGTAAGAATTACAAAGGCTTTGCAACCATGTGCTGTTTCTGAACTCGAGCTTCCATTGAGAGTAAATGGTTCAGGATGTTCTGAAAGCCTAACTGGAGATCTTG AGCTCCATTCAAAAATTTTAACCTCCAAGCTAGGAGATCAATGTGCTGAGGCATCAGAAGTTCTTACTTCAAGTAATGACGATGACAGAGAAGTGTGTGAATTCTTTCAACAGGCTGGTCATCTAGAAGAGGAATTTATGGATGAAGAGGAGAGGGAGTACACCTACCTACTCGACATACTTATCTTTTCTGGTGTTCACAGTGCCAAGCAAGACAGTCTTCGTTATGCATGTTACTTACCAGAATATCCAGTGAACCCAAACTTATTTGAAAAGCTCGAAAAGAAGTACGGTAAGCTGGTTGCATGGTCACGGTCGGAAAGGAAGTTGATGTTTGATCTGTCAAACTCAATCGTGGCTGAGATCCTTGCTCCATGTATGGATCTGCATCCATGGGTTAATTCTACAGGAAGGATCGGACCCATGTGGGGTTCTGAGGGGCTTGTTGAGAAAACTTGGCAGATGTTGGTGAAAAAACGTATCGAGCTTGGTGCAGGTAACGCAGAAAAGAAAGTTCTGGATACAAAATGGTTTAATTTAGGAGGCAACATCGATGAGATAGGAAGGGAGATTGAGAGGACTCTGAAGGAGGAACTCTTGGAAGAACTTGTTGAAGAGTTCATCATAGGTTAG